The Neofelis nebulosa isolate mNeoNeb1 chromosome 16, mNeoNeb1.pri, whole genome shotgun sequence genome includes a window with the following:
- the ADAM11 gene encoding disintegrin and metalloproteinase domain-containing protein 11 isoform X4: MQGTRLPICCPCSFCSCEPAEAEKEKVRRGHPTVHSETKYVELIVVNDHQLFEQMRQSVVLTSNFAKSVVNLADVMYKEQLNTRIVLVAMETWADGDKIQVQDDLLETLARLMVYRREGLPEPSDATHLFSGRTFQSTSSGAAYVGGICSLSRGGGVNEYDNMGAMAVTLAQTLGQNLGMMWNKHRSSAGDCKCPDNWLGCIMEDTGFYLPRKFSRCSIDEYNQFLQEGGGSCLFNKPLKLLDPPECGNGFVEAGEECDCGSVQECSRAGGNCCKKCTLTHDAMCSDGLCCRRCKYEPRGVSCREAVNECDIAETCTGDSSQCPPNLHKLDGYYCDHEQGRCYGGRCKTRDRQCQALWGHAAADRFCYEKLNVEGTERGNCGRKGSGWVQCNKQDVLCGFLLCVNISGAPRLGDLGGDINSVTFYHQGKELDCRGGHVQLADGSDLSYVEDGTACGPNMLCLDHRCLPASAFNFSTCPGSGERRICSHHGVCSNEGKCICQPDWTGKDCSIHNPLPTSPPTGETERYKGPSGTNIIIGSIAGAVLVAAIVLGGTGWGFKNIRRGRYDPTQQGAV; the protein is encoded by the exons ATGCAGGGAACCAG gctgCCTATTTGCTGCCCCTGCTCATTCTGCTCCTGTGAACCGGCCGAGGCTGAGAAGGAAAAG gtCCGCCGGGGCCACCCTACTGTGCACAGTGAGACCAAGTACGTGGAGCTGATCGTGGTCAACGACCACCAGCTG TTTGAGCAGATGCGCCAGTCGGTGGTCCTCACCAGCAACTTTGCCAAGTCCGTTGTGAACCTGGCGGATGTG ATGTACAAGGAGCAGCTCAATACCCGCATCGTGCTGGTTGCCATGGAAACATGGGCCGATGGGGACAAGATCCAGGTGCAGGATGACCTCCTGGAGACCTTAGCTCGGCTCATGGTCTATCGGCGGGAGGGCCTGCCTGAGCCCAGTGATGCCACCCATCTCTTCTC GGGCAGAACTTTCCAGAGCACCAGTAGTGGGGCCGCCTACGTGGGGGGCATCTGCTCGCTatccaggggtgggggtgtgaaTGAG TACGACAACATGGGGGCCATGGCAGTGACCCTGGCCCAAACGCTGGGACAGAACCTGGGCATGATGTGGAATAAACACCGGAGCTCAGCAG GGGACTGCAAATGCCCGGACAACTGGCTGGGCTGCATCATGGAGGACACTGG ATTCTACCTGCCCCGCAAGTTCTCGCGCTGCAGCATCGACGAATACAACCAGTTTCTGCAGGAAGGAGGCGGGAGCTGTCTCTTCAACAAGCCTCTCAAG CTCCTGGACCCGCCTGAGTGTGGAAACGGCTTCGTGGAGGCGGGAGAGGAGTGCGACTGTGGCTCGGTGCAG GAGTGCAGCCGTGCGGGCGGAAATTGCTGCAAGAAATGCACCCTGACTCACGACGCCATGTGCAGCGACGGGCTCTGCTGTCGCCGCTGCAAG TACGAGCCGCGGGGTGTCTCCTGTCGAGAGGCGGTGAACGAGTGCGACATCGCGGAGACCTGCACCGGGGACTCGAGCCAG TGTCCCCCTAACCTGCACAAGCTGGATGGTTACTACTGCGATCACGAACAG GGCCGCTGCTATGGAGGTCGCTGCAAAACCCGGGACCGGCAGTGCCAAGCCCTTTGGGGCCACG CGGCTGCTGATCGCTTCTGCTATGAGAAGCTGAACGTGGAGGGGACAGAGCGTGGGAACTGTGGACGCAAGGGGTCAGGCTGGGTCCAGTGCAATAAACA GGACGTGCTCTGTGGCTTCCTCCTCTGTGTGAACATCTCTGGAGCTCCTCGACTGGGAGATCTAGGGGGGGACATCAACAGTGTCACCTTCTACCACCAGGGCAAGGAGCTGGACTGCAG GGGTGGCCACGTCCAGCTGGCTGACGGCTCCGACCTGAGTTACGTGGAGGATGGCACAGCCTGTGGGCCCAACATGCTGTGCCTGGATCAtcgctgcctgcctgcctctgccttcAACTTCAGCACTTGCCCCGGCAGCGGGGAACGCCGGATCTGCTCCCACCACGGA GTCTGCAGCAACGAAGGGAAGTGCATCTGTCAGCCCGACTGGACAGGAAAAGACTGCAGCATTCACAACCCCCTGCCCACGTCTCCACCCACGGGGGAGACGGAGAGATATAAGG gtcCCAGCGGTACCAACATCATCATCGGCTCCATCGCGGGGGCTGTCCTGGTTGCAGCCATCGTCCTGGGCGGCACGGGCTGGGGATTTAA AAACATCCGCCGGGGAAGGTACGACCCGACCCAGCAGGGGGCAGTGTGA